The Thermodesulfovibrionales bacterium region TACTCGTAACATCAAAAAAACCTGAAGAGGTTATGAAGGTCTTCGTTCATCTTCCACAGGTAAGGGATGTGATTGCCAGGGGTTCTACAAAATCTTCTGTGGTCATTGAAGAGGGTATCCAGGTTGACCTAAGGGTTGTGGAGGAGGACTCTTTCGGTGCAGCACTACAGTATTTTACCGGCAGTAAAGCCCACAATATCAAGCTCAGAGAGATGGCATCGAAAAAGGGATTGAAGATAAATGAATACGGAGTCTTCAGGGAATCGGACAACAGAAAGCTCGGTGGTAAAACAGAAGAAGAGGTTTATAAGATATTGGGCCTTCCCTGGATACCTCCTGAGCTCAGGGAGGATACAGGTGAGATAGAGGCAGCTCTTGAAGGAAGACTTCCTGATATAATCTCTTTTGATGATATAAAAGGTGACCTCCATGTCCATACAAAGTGGTCTGATGGAAGTCATGACCTCGAGACACTGATTAAGGCAGCAAAGGAGCGAAACTACAGATACATAGCCATCACAGACCATTCAAAGGGCCTTGGAGTTGCAAGGGGGCTTGATGAGGAGAGACTTCTTGAGCAGATAAAACTTATTGATGAAGTAAACAGCAGATTGAATAATTTTAAACTCCTTAAGGGTGTTGAGATAGATATACGGAGTGATGGAAGGCTGGACCTTTCAGATGATATCCTCAAGAGGCTTGATATTGTTGTTGCCTCAATCCATTCTGGTTTCAAACAGTCAAAGGAGCAGTTAACAAAGAGGCTTCTTTCTGCAATAAGGAATCCCTGTGTGAGCGTAATAGCCCATCCCACTGGCAGGCTCATTGGAGAAAGGGATGCCTATGAGATAGACATTGAGGCGATTTTCAGAGAGGCAAAGAAATATGGAGTGGCCTTTGAGATAAATGCCTATCCCCTCAGGCTCGACCTTAATGAGCACCATACAAAGATGGCAAAGGAATATGGAATACCCATTGTAATAAGCACAGACACCCATCTCACCCAGCATTTTGATTACATGAGGTACGGAGTATCCATTGCAAGACGGGGATGGCTTGAGAAAAAGGATGTCCTTAACTGCCTGGAATATGAGGAGCTTATTAAAAGATTAAAGAGATGCAAAAGTTCTTGACACCCATTGGTGACTCTGGTAGACTTATTCAGTAAAAAGTGAGTAGCTTTTTATGAAGGAAACTTTTAAACATTTAGTTAAGAAAATTACCCTTGAGCCATTTATGAAGTTATTGATGACATAAGTAGAGGTAATAAAGAGGATTTCAGATACCTTAATAATAAGATAGACAGGCAGATAGAGCTGATAAGACAGTAGATAGGGAGGTAAAGGCAATAGATAGTTACAGGTAATGAAGCAGGTCACCTCAATCAGAGGATTGATAAAATTATAAAGCTTTTTTTGAAATAACAAATAAATAAGAGGTGAATATGAAGACTGTCAAATCTATTGCTCTTTACAAAAAAGCTGTAGAACACATACCAGGCGGTGTTAACAGTCCTGTAAGGGCATTCAGGGCTGTCGGAGGAAATCCTCTGTTTATAGCAAAGGCAAAGGGCTCAAAGATCTACGACGTTGATGGAAACGAATTTATAGACTATGTCCTTTCCTGGGGGCCGATGATTCTTGGCCACAGCCATCCTGAGGTGGTCAGAGCACTTAAAAAGGCAATTGAAAAAGGTACAAGCTATGGTGCACCAACACCTCTTGAGATAGAACTTGCACAGCTCATTAAAAAGGCCTATCCATCAATAGAAAAGGTAAGGATGGTCAATTCTGGCACAGAGGCTACCATGTCTGCAATAAGGGTTGCCAGGGCATTTACAAAGAGAAATAAAGTAATAAAATTTGAAGGCTGTTATCACGGTCATGCTGACGGACTTCTTGTAAAGGCTGGTTCAGGTGCAACAACCTTTGGAGTTCCTGATAGTCCTGGTGTACCAGAGGATTATGCAAAAAATACCATAACCCTTCCCTTCAATGACCTTGAGGCAGTCAGGAGTATTGTTGAGTCTGAATGGAGGGATATTGCCTGTATCATTCTTGAGCCTGTGGTTGGAAATATTGGATGTGTTCTTCCGAAAGCAGGATTCCTTGAAGGTCTAAGAAACATTACAGAGAAGTATGGAATTGTCCTTATATTTGATGAGGTAATGACAGGCTTCAGGGTATCCTATGGAGGTGCCCAGGCTTATTATGGTATAAAACCTGACCTCACCTGTCTTGGAAAGGTCATTGGTGGTGGTCTTCCTGTAGGTGCTTATGGAGGAAGAAAAGACATAATGTCCATGGTGGCTCCTGAAGGCCCTGTTTACCAGGCAGGAACCCTTTCAGGCAATCCTCTTGCAATGACAGCAGGCATAGTTACCCTGAAGATTCTATCAAATAAATCTGTTTACAGACTTCTTGAAAAGAGGGCATCACAGCTTGAAGAGGGGCTCAGGGATGCATCAATAAAATCAGGAATTCAGACAAAATTCTACAGAGCAGGCACTATGTTCTGTACCTATTTTACCGATAGAGAGGTCTATGATTACCAGACAGCAAAGACCTCTGATACAGAGAGATTTGGAAGATTCTTCAGGGGCATGCTCGAAAGGGGTGTTTATCTTGCACCCTCTCAGTTTGAGGCAGGATTCTTAAGCATTGCCCACAGTGAAAAAGACATAGACAGAACCATAAAAGCAGCCTTTGAGGTCATGAAGAGAATCTAAAAAGAAAATACATTTAAGATTAAGATCCTTTCTTGAGTGGCAAGCAACTTTTTTTTATTCATTAAAAATTCATAAAATTTTTTTATTATATTTGATTAATTAAGTTTATTTGACATTTCGAGCTGAGTATTTTAAAATTATTTTTTAATAAAAAAATTAAGTAACTGGAGGTGCCCTAAAAATGTCTGAAGCAGAGAAAAGGGGTTTTTTCAAAAGGCTACTTAGACCCACTGAGTGGCTCAAAGAAGGGATATCACTTAAGGGAAAGATTATAATTGCTGTTCTTACTCTAATAATACTTGTTGGTGGTAGCTATATTGCCTACAGGTTTTATGATTTTACACAAAATAATCCCAAATTCTGCTTAAGCTGCCATCTTATGAGGCCTGCCTTTAAGGCATGGGAAGAGAGTGAGCACGCAGGTATAAACTGTCATGATTGTCACCACCTGAGCATACCTGAGGCAAACAGGCTACTAATAAATTTTGTAATACATAGACCCACAACGCTGCCGCCAAGACATGGAAAGATAATAGTGCCCTGGAAATTCTGCGTAAGATGCCACTGGGACACTGATGAGCGTTATCCCAATGAACCGAGCATAGCACCTTCCCGTTACC contains the following coding sequences:
- the polX gene encoding DNA polymerase/3'-5' exonuclease PolX, producing MKNQEIARLFNEIADLLELKGENPFRIRAYRRAAMQIEGLPKDISGLSEEELTRIPGIGQDLAGKIREYITKGRLTLHEELKKEFPETFLELLQVPGLGPKRAKIVYEKLNIKNLEELEEAVRSGKLRTLPGIREKTEENILKGIEFLKRGSERKPIGRVLPLAMDIVEALKQKAPLKDIAIAGSLRRWKDTIKDIDILVTSKKPEEVMKVFVHLPQVRDVIARGSTKSSVVIEEGIQVDLRVVEEDSFGAALQYFTGSKAHNIKLREMASKKGLKINEYGVFRESDNRKLGGKTEEEVYKILGLPWIPPELREDTGEIEAALEGRLPDIISFDDIKGDLHVHTKWSDGSHDLETLIKAAKERNYRYIAITDHSKGLGVARGLDEERLLEQIKLIDEVNSRLNNFKLLKGVEIDIRSDGRLDLSDDILKRLDIVVASIHSGFKQSKEQLTKRLLSAIRNPCVSVIAHPTGRLIGERDAYEIDIEAIFREAKKYGVAFEINAYPLRLDLNEHHTKMAKEYGIPIVISTDTHLTQHFDYMRYGVSIARRGWLEKKDVLNCLEYEELIKRLKRCKSS
- the hemL gene encoding glutamate-1-semialdehyde 2,1-aminomutase, producing the protein MKTVKSIALYKKAVEHIPGGVNSPVRAFRAVGGNPLFIAKAKGSKIYDVDGNEFIDYVLSWGPMILGHSHPEVVRALKKAIEKGTSYGAPTPLEIELAQLIKKAYPSIEKVRMVNSGTEATMSAIRVARAFTKRNKVIKFEGCYHGHADGLLVKAGSGATTFGVPDSPGVPEDYAKNTITLPFNDLEAVRSIVESEWRDIACIILEPVVGNIGCVLPKAGFLEGLRNITEKYGIVLIFDEVMTGFRVSYGGAQAYYGIKPDLTCLGKVIGGGLPVGAYGGRKDIMSMVAPEGPVYQAGTLSGNPLAMTAGIVTLKILSNKSVYRLLEKRASQLEEGLRDASIKSGIQTKFYRAGTMFCTYFTDREVYDYQTAKTSDTERFGRFFRGMLERGVYLAPSQFEAGFLSIAHSEKDIDRTIKAAFEVMKRI